The Desulforegula conservatrix Mb1Pa region TTATAAAATTCAATGACGCACTGAAAAGCGGCGGCGGAATATGCAATGAGAGCTATCCTGTAAATCTGACTCTCTCCCTCGACAGGTCTACTGTTTATATGAACCGTTCATGGTCTGGAGCCGGAATATCCAATTTTTCAGGCAGGGCTGATATTTTAAATTCAACCATATCAGGCAACAAAGCCGGTTGGATAGGCAACGGAACACCTCCACAGAATGATCCTCTCGGCGGCAAGGGAGGAGGTATACTGAATGTAGATGGAGTGCTCGATATCAGTCATTCCACGATTGGTTTCAATACTGCCGAATCCGGCGGTCAGACAGTTCATTCTGTTGTGGAGTCAGACTATGCTAGAACAGGCTTCGGACATACTATTGTTTCAGGATCCGTGTCTGGGCCAATATCAAGCAATGGCTACAACCTTTTTACCCAGTCGATCGTTGAAGGTAGTATCGGCAATGATCTTAAAGGTGCAGACGCCGGTCTGATGGATATAACCGCATCTGAAAACACCTCTTTTTATCATAAACTTGACAGGACAAGTCAGGCAATAGATGCTGGCGACCCTACCTTTGTTGCTGGTGTAAGCGGAGTTCCACTTCTCGATCAGGCAGGAAACAACAGAGTAACCGGAGGCAGGATTGATATCGGGGCGTATGAATCATCATATCCGCCAGTCACTATACTTGCCAAAACAGATTCTTTTTCGATATCTGAAAAATCAGGCATAGAAATTTCTACTTCCCAGCTTCTTTCAAACGATATTGGTGCCAACGTGTCGATTGTCTCTGTAGCCTCAACAAGCACTTCAGGAGGCAAAGTGCTGTACAACGCCCAGACAGGAAGCGTTTCTTACGACCCCTCAGGCGTTGTCGGACTTCTTGCAGCTGGAAGCGGTGAAACAATCAAGGATTCTTTTGAATATACAATTAAAAATGCCAACGGTGAAACATCAACCGGCAAAGTTTCCATCAATATAAATGGGATTGATAATATTATTTCGGTGTCAACAACATCAGATACCGTTGCCAATGACGGGAAAATAAGTCTGCGGGAAGCCCTGAATTTCGCAGGAACCCAGTCAGGCAAAGATTATACAATCACTTTTGACAGCGCTGTTTTTAATGGCAGCGCAAATACGATAGTTTTGGGCGGTCAGAGAATAAATATATCCAATATGAGCGGTACCAAGCTTACAATTGATGGTGATCTGAATAATGATGGACATGCTGATGTTGTTATAAATGCAGATAGCCGCTCGAGCGCTTTTGTGATCAGCTCAGGCTCTAATGTTCAGATTGACGGTCTTGTTATCAAAGATGGATATTCCAGCAGCAACGGTGGCGGACTGTATAATTCAGGAACTCTTGAGATAAAGAATTCTGAACTGCTTTCAAACTCTTCAGGGAATTATGGAGGAGCAATATATAACGAAAGCCATGGAACGCTTGACATAAAAAACAGTGTGATCGACAGTAATTCTGCAAAAAATGGAGGGGCTATCGCAAATGATGGCCGCATGCAGGCTTCAGCACTGACATTATCTGAAAATACCGCAAAGTTTGGTGGCGGTATTTATACGGGTTCTGATTCAGTAAATGAAATAAGAGGCGTTACGCTGAATTCAAATGAAGCCACAGCTTCCGGAGGAGGCATATACTCCAAAGGCGATGCAATCATTGCCTCTTCGACATTCAATCTGAACAAGGCGGGCAATAATGATAGCTATACCGGATCAGGCGGAGGACTCTATGCATCCGGTGATTCTACTGAAATTAATGGCTGTACATTTACCGGCAACGTTGCAGGCGATAGCGGCGGCGCAATCGATAGCAAATCATTGAGTCTTGTTGTTTCAGGTACAAACATATCTGACGGATCTGCGTTTGCAGGCGGAGGCATCAGTGTCAGTGGTGGAAATGCGGTTATTAAAGAAAGCCAGATAATCGGAAACATTGCGACGACAGGCGCTGGAATAATGAACTCAGAAGGCAGTGTTACGCTTGATAGTACATCTGTGTCAGGAAATACGGCCTCATATAATCATGAAGCTGCCGAATATCTCTCAGAAATATACAATGGATCAGGTGGCGGAATTTTTAATCTTGACGGCAACTTCACGATGGATAAAAGCACCATTTCAGATAACAGGGCTTTTTTGGGTGCCGGGGCAATGAATTATACCGCGTATATGCCGGAGGACGGAACAAATTATGAGATGAAAATAATTTCATCGACCATCTCTGGCAATGCCACTGTCAGCATTCCAGATACAGCGCCTCAACCTGAGCCATCCGCAATTTTTCTGAAAGGCGGCGGAATCCTGAATGTTTCAGGTACGGTTGATCTCAAACACTCCACTGTAGCATTTAATGATGGAAATAACGGCAATTCAATTACAAATTATGCGGGCCCTGAATATGATGCTGGTCAAATAAAGACAGGTCATACAATATTATCTGGCAATGTTGTTGGTGTCCTGAACAGCTCTGGTTATAATCTTTTTACCCAAGCAGAAGTTGCAGGCTCTGTTTCAACAGATCTTATGAATGCCAATCCTGTACTGCAGCCCCTCTCATTTAATGGCGGTCTGACAAAAACTCATCTTCTCGGTTCCGGAAGTCAGGCAATAAATGCGGGTAATGCATCATATGTTTCTGGCCAGAATGGAGTTCCATTGACAGCTCAAAGATCTGAAAACAGGGTCATTGATGGCAGAATCGATATCGGTTCTGTTGAAATGAAACCTGATGTTGCTGCAACAGGAAATATTGATTTTGTGGGCGCAAAGGAAAATACTGCTCTGGAGATATCAACCTCCAAGTTGCTTTCAAATGATTATGGCAATGGCCTTATGATTACAAATCTTGATTCGCAAAGTGCTCTTGGATTTAGCTTAAATCTTTCTCAAGACGGCAAAATCCATTACAATCAGGCTTCTGCACCTTTGCCACAAAATATTATAAGAGGAGAGATCTTCACCGATACCTTCAGTTATTCAATCATGGATCATAATGGTGCAACTTCCACAGCTGTAGTAACTGTTGTTTATAACGGTAGCGGAAACATGTTTGTAGTTAATACAAACCAGGATTCAGTAGCGTCTGATGGAAAAATCAGTCTTCGCGAAGCTTTGAATTTTACAAACCAATCCCAGGTCAATGAAAATTATACCATAACCTTTGACAGCTCTGTTTTTTCAGGCTCAAGCAATAAAATAACCCTTAACGGCAATGAGCTTTTGATTTCAGGCCCTCTTGGAACGACCCTAACCATAGCTGCCGATATAAATAATGATAATGCCCCTGATGTGATAATAGACGCACAAAATGCATCTCGAGCATTAGAAATTGTCTCATTTTCAGGAGCTGATATACAAGGCCTTGTAATTCAAAATGGGTCCGCCAGTGACGGTGGAGGAATATGCAACAGAGGTTTCTTGTCGATAAGCAATTCAGAAATAAGAAACTGCAATGCTGTCTCTGCAGGAGCTGCTATTGTTAACTATGGCAACATTCAGTTAGACAACGTCTCAATCCACAATAACTCAACCGAATATGGCGGCGGTATTTTTAATACAGGCACAAGTTTTTCTATTAAGAATTCTTACATATTCGATAATATTGCTCAAAAATCTGGTGCAGGGTTATTCAATTGCACCAAGGCATTGGTAAACTCATCTGAAATATATGATAATATTGCCAGTGAATTTGGTGGAGGAATATGCAATACCGGAACATCAATACTATCGATCACCAATTCAGATATTCATGGTAATAGGGCCTCAATAGGCGGAGCTGGTTTATCGAGTGATGGGAAAACCGTTATAGAATCTTCAGAAATATATCAAAATTCCGGCTCAACCTTCGGTGGAGGAATATTAATAATAAAAGATATATCAATAAAAGATTCCGTTATCAATGATAACAGTTCGAGCAATGGAGCAGGTATTTTATGCTCGACTGAACAAGCATACTTTAACTCAATAAAAGTTCAAGGCAACACCGCCTCAACCACCGGTGGAGGCATTTACAACCAGGGAACCCTTCTTATTGATCAATCTGAAATTCTTGAAAACTCGGCAAATGAATGGGGCGGGGGTGTATGCAATGGGGCAAATGATACGTTGACGATAAAAGACAGCTCCATTGAACAGAATTCATCATCAATTGGTGGAGGAGGTGTGTCTAGTGACGGTTCCCTCACTTTAGATAATGTGTTTATATCTGGTAATTCAGCGACCCTTTATGGTGGGGGAGTGTTTACAAATAAACCTGCCATGATAAGAGACTCTCTTATCTCGCAAAATACTTCTGAAACAGGTGGAGGAATAGTTGTTGCTGGTGATACGATTATTGATTCGTCTTTAATTGAAAAAAACCGTGCTACTCAGGGAGGCGCCGGTGTTTTTAATGCGATAGGCACAACAATAGTAAAAGACACGATGGTTTCTAATAATATTAGCCTGGGTTCCGGAGGAGGAGTTGCCAATGCCTTGAACGGCAAAATAACAATTGATCGTAGCTGTATTAATGGCAATCTCGCATACACAGGCGCAGGCCTAACCAATGCAGGCACGGAGTTAAGGATAATTTCTTCAACAGTATCCGGAAATGAGGCAAAATGGGCTGGAGAAGGATCTCCTACACCGAGCGATTTAGGTTTAAAAGCAGGTGGTATTTTAAACATGAGCGGCTCTGTTATTATGTCGCATTCGACTATAGCAATGAATACAGCATCTCAGGGTGACGCTGTCTACTCAGTTGTGAATGCTGACGGAACATCAGCACATACAGAACTTGGACATACCATAGTATCTGGAGAAAATTTTGGACCAGTTACAAGCCTTGGATATAACTTGTTTACACAAGCATCTGTTACAGGAAGCGTAGCTACAGATTTGGTTGCCGCGAATCCTGATCTCAGACCACTTTCATATGGCGCAGGACTGACTATGTCTCATTCCCTTGGCCCTGTAAGCCAGGCGATAAATACAGGTAATCCTTCAGCAGTGTCTGGTCAGGGCGGTATACCGCTAACTGATCAGACTGGCCTTGAGAGAGTACAGGGTGGATTCATTGATATTGGATCCGTTGAATCTGCTCCTGTTAGCAGAGTGGCAGATAAAAGTGCCCCTTTATTTGTTGGTGGGTTTAGTTCACAACTTAGAAGCGTTTCCGGCTCCTTTGAGAGTGGCCGTAAGTCCATACTTGATACTGTGGGAAGCCTCTTTCATAATTAGAATTAAGTCATAAATGAAGAAACTTGTTATTATATTTTTTTGCGGCCTTGTTTTTTGCCATTCGGTTGTATTTTGTGCTGAAAGGACGGATCAGGATAATTCTCCGTCCGTTTTTTCAGGAGCAGAATCAAGTGCAGTAAGGGCACTTGTGCTACCTCGTAGTAAAACTATACTTTCTGGAGAACTGGCCGCAACCATACAAAAAATATCCGTTGATATGGGACAGCCTTTCAGTGAAGGCCAGGAGCTTCTCTGTCTTGACTGTTCAGTATATAATGCACTGCTTGCCAAGGCAAAAATAGCTTATGAAGAAGCGGGTAAGACCGTCTCCATAAATCAGAAACTTTCGAAAATGAGTACTTTAAGTGAAATTGAAATTGTCTCAGCCGAGTCTAAATTGGGAATGACCAAAGCAGATCTTGAATACAGTACAATCCAGGTGAAAAAATGTTCTTTAAAAGCGCCATTTAATGGGAAAGTCGTTAAAAGACTTGTGGATCCTTATGAATATGTAACACCAGGCAAGCCTTTGATTGAAATAATTGATGATACCAAAGTTGAGTTACAGACTTTTATACCGTCAAAATGGATTAAATGGATTAAAACGGGTACTACTTTTTCTGTAAGTATTGATGAAACAGGTAATAAATATAATGCTAAAGTAAAATCAATAGGTGCCAGAATAGATTCTGTGAGCCAAACTATAGAAATCAAGGCAGATATAGAAAATCCTTCTAAGGATCTTATTCCAGGCATGACCGGAGTCTGCAATTTTAATACTAAATAGTTTTTGAGCGCGACAGCATAAAACTGTAAATGTTGAAAAAGGCCGGAACTTTTTCACGAGAAAATAGATTTGATGGATTTAAAAATTGCTCGACAACAACTGGATTATTTAAGTTCAATTATAGAACTTGAGAAGATCTTCCGAGCTGCTGAAACGCCAGAACATGCATCCTTTTTGATGCTTAATGAATCTACAAAACTCATTAAATATAAACAGGCATTTTTTTGGAGGATTAAAAAAGCTAATGACGTTATAATTGAAAATGTTTCGGGAACTGATTCATTCGATATAAGAAGTCCATATATTGATTTTATTATCAGATTCGCAAAAAATGTTGTTAGTTCAAATCAGGATGACAACATAAAATGCTTTTGTATCTCCGATTTGGTTAGTCCTGATGACAAAGATGCCTGGCTTGAATGGGGAATAGGAGAACTTCTTTACTGCCCGTTGACTGGGCCAGACAAAAAAGCTGGTGGCGGTATTTTTTTTATTCGCTCTGAGCCATGGCTTGACGCAGAAAGAGAAATTGCATCAATAATTACAAGTTCATTCTACTACGCATGGCTCGCTCATTTTTCATGTCATAAATCATTTTTTATAGGATTTTTTGAATCAGTTAGTGAAAAAAAATCCCGAAAATATTTAATAGCAGTTTTTTTCTTGCTTATGATTTTTCCAATTCGCCTTTCTTCCGTAGGTTCACTAGAAATAAAATCCAAAAATCCGTATATAATTACAGCTCCAGTAGAAGCTGTTGTAAAAGAATTTTTTGTCGTTCCAAATCAAGAAGTAGAGAAGGGCGGCTTGCTTTTTAAGTTTGATGACATCAAAATTAGAAATGAATATGAGGTTGTCTCTAAAGCTCTCAATGTGGCCAAAGCAGAGCTTAAAAGCTCTACACAGAAGGGCTTTATTGACGAACCAAGCAGAGCCATGGCACAGATACTTGAATCAAGAGTTGATTTGAAGCAGGCTGAGTTAAACTATCTGTCAGAAAAACTTTCTATGATTAAGATTAAGGCTCCGATTGATGGAGTTGTTATTTTCTCAGATCAATATGATTGGCTTGGTAAGCCTGTTTCAATCGGTGAAAAAATAATGGAGGTTGCGGCCCCTTCTAATGTAGAAGCAGAAATAATGCTGCCTGTTCAGGATGCTATAAATGTTGATAATGGTTCTGAAATAAAAGTTTTTCTTAATATCGAACCACAAAAGCCTCTAAAGGCCTCATTAAAGCATGCTGGCTATGAAGCAGAAACAACTCCTTCAGGGATTGTAGCCTTCAGGCTTAAGGGGGATTTTGAGGCTGGTCAGAAAATCCCTCGGATTGGACTCAGAGGAAGCGCAAAAATCTACGGAAAACGAGTTCCATTTTTCTATTATATTTTACGGAAGCCTCTCTCATACATTCGTCAGCTGACAGGTTTATGATAATACCTCTGCGTGAAGATCTTAAACTCTTACCGGGATCCTTAGGGCCAGGCGGATCGCCGACATGGAAACTTTATGACCCAGTGAGAAATCGTTTCTGGATGATTGGATGGCCAGAATTTGAGATTCTTTCAAGATGGGGGCAAGGGAACGCTGAGGATATTGCACTGGCTGTATCAACGGAGACTCTCATAAAAACGGATGCGGACGAGGTTCTCGACATACAACAGCTTCTTTCCGTAAACGGCTTGCTTAAAAAATCCCATCACTTAAGATCTGAGAACAAATTAAATATACTTAAATGGCTACTTCATAATTATTTGTATATTAAAATTCATTTGTTCAATCCAGACAGATTTCTTTCGAAAAGTCTTCGCTTTGCCAAATGTCTGACCCATCCTTTTTCAATATTATTATTTACGCTGCTTGGACTTTTCGGTATTTTTTCTGTTCTTACCAGATGGGTTGAATATAAACACACTTTTATATATCTCTTCTCAATCAAGGGATTGTTTTATTATGGCCTCGCAACAATAACAGCCAAGCTGCTTCATGAATTTGGGCATGCGTATACCGCAAAAAACTATGGTCTTAATGTGCCTTCAATGGGCATTGTTTTTTTAGTTATGTGGCCGGTTTTTTATACTGACAATACGGAT contains the following coding sequences:
- a CDS encoding efflux RND transporter periplasmic adaptor subunit, whose product is MKKLVIIFFCGLVFCHSVVFCAERTDQDNSPSVFSGAESSAVRALVLPRSKTILSGELAATIQKISVDMGQPFSEGQELLCLDCSVYNALLAKAKIAYEEAGKTVSINQKLSKMSTLSEIEIVSAESKLGMTKADLEYSTIQVKKCSLKAPFNGKVVKRLVDPYEYVTPGKPLIEIIDDTKVELQTFIPSKWIKWIKTGTTFSVSIDETGNKYNAKVKSIGARIDSVSQTIEIKADIENPSKDLIPGMTGVCNFNTK
- a CDS encoding DUF4347 domain-containing protein, giving the protein MGLFRKSSRNKNNHQKSISAGRRTGSMIMALEPRILYDAAAPAVLIDAFSAMSGAESFHGSPQPLFHIESDAANLDSSSRAATAFSQKTEIVFVDSSVPDLNTLVSGISANAEVVVLDPGKDGIAQISSVLSQRHNLDSVHLISHGSEGSAMLGSSSLNSNALEARSSEVGSWGSSLKQGGDILVYGCGTGHGEAGRGFVEKLSVVTGRDVAASDDATGHESKGGDWDLEVRTGTIEASVVVGSHARNSYTNIFQAIVVDTRTDVVNANDGVTSLREALATASNSDENVTINFSSDAFTYSSHTIVLSGSALNVSGKAGVVITIDGSLAGDVEIDGNNNSGVFNINSGTHAVLKQLSVINGSAQNGGGVANQGTLEILDGSFENCHSETGAGRGGAVFNSGTVSIDRSFFASNSSLNEGGAIYNSGEASIARSGINDSSSGSGAGIFNTQGATLSVSKTNIESNTATLNGGGIFNDGTLTLTDSDIYENSSNNNGAGIYNTEYAYADIASSEIYSNSAGNNGGGIFNSGVVSTKYTIIKFNDALKSGGGICNESYPVNLTLSLDRSTVYMNRSWSGAGISNFSGRADILNSTISGNKAGWIGNGTPPQNDPLGGKGGGILNVDGVLDISHSTIGFNTAESGGQTVHSVVESDYARTGFGHTIVSGSVSGPISSNGYNLFTQSIVEGSIGNDLKGADAGLMDITASENTSFYHKLDRTSQAIDAGDPTFVAGVSGVPLLDQAGNNRVTGGRIDIGAYESSYPPVTILAKTDSFSISEKSGIEISTSQLLSNDIGANVSIVSVASTSTSGGKVLYNAQTGSVSYDPSGVVGLLAAGSGETIKDSFEYTIKNANGETSTGKVSININGIDNIISVSTTSDTVANDGKISLREALNFAGTQSGKDYTITFDSAVFNGSANTIVLGGQRINISNMSGTKLTIDGDLNNDGHADVVINADSRSSAFVISSGSNVQIDGLVIKDGYSSSNGGGLYNSGTLEIKNSELLSNSSGNYGGAIYNESHGTLDIKNSVIDSNSAKNGGAIANDGRMQASALTLSENTAKFGGGIYTGSDSVNEIRGVTLNSNEATASGGGIYSKGDAIIASSTFNLNKAGNNDSYTGSGGGLYASGDSTEINGCTFTGNVAGDSGGAIDSKSLSLVVSGTNISDGSAFAGGGISVSGGNAVIKESQIIGNIATTGAGIMNSEGSVTLDSTSVSGNTASYNHEAAEYLSEIYNGSGGGIFNLDGNFTMDKSTISDNRAFLGAGAMNYTAYMPEDGTNYEMKIISSTISGNATVSIPDTAPQPEPSAIFLKGGGILNVSGTVDLKHSTVAFNDGNNGNSITNYAGPEYDAGQIKTGHTILSGNVVGVLNSSGYNLFTQAEVAGSVSTDLMNANPVLQPLSFNGGLTKTHLLGSGSQAINAGNASYVSGQNGVPLTAQRSENRVIDGRIDIGSVEMKPDVAATGNIDFVGAKENTALEISTSKLLSNDYGNGLMITNLDSQSALGFSLNLSQDGKIHYNQASAPLPQNIIRGEIFTDTFSYSIMDHNGATSTAVVTVVYNGSGNMFVVNTNQDSVASDGKISLREALNFTNQSQVNENYTITFDSSVFSGSSNKITLNGNELLISGPLGTTLTIAADINNDNAPDVIIDAQNASRALEIVSFSGADIQGLVIQNGSASDGGGICNRGFLSISNSEIRNCNAVSAGAAIVNYGNIQLDNVSIHNNSTEYGGGIFNTGTSFSIKNSYIFDNIAQKSGAGLFNCTKALVNSSEIYDNIASEFGGGICNTGTSILSITNSDIHGNRASIGGAGLSSDGKTVIESSEIYQNSGSTFGGGILIIKDISIKDSVINDNSSSNGAGILCSTEQAYFNSIKVQGNTASTTGGGIYNQGTLLIDQSEILENSANEWGGGVCNGANDTLTIKDSSIEQNSSSIGGGGVSSDGSLTLDNVFISGNSATLYGGGVFTNKPAMIRDSLISQNTSETGGGIVVAGDTIIDSSLIEKNRATQGGAGVFNAIGTTIVKDTMVSNNISLGSGGGVANALNGKITIDRSCINGNLAYTGAGLTNAGTELRIISSTVSGNEAKWAGEGSPTPSDLGLKAGGILNMSGSVIMSHSTIAMNTASQGDAVYSVVNADGTSAHTELGHTIVSGENFGPVTSLGYNLFTQASVTGSVATDLVAANPDLRPLSYGAGLTMSHSLGPVSQAINTGNPSAVSGQGGIPLTDQTGLERVQGGFIDIGSVESAPVSRVADKSAPLFVGGFSSQLRSVSGSFESGRKSILDTVGSLFHN
- a CDS encoding efflux RND transporter periplasmic adaptor subunit, producing the protein MDLKIARQQLDYLSSIIELEKIFRAAETPEHASFLMLNESTKLIKYKQAFFWRIKKANDVIIENVSGTDSFDIRSPYIDFIIRFAKNVVSSNQDDNIKCFCISDLVSPDDKDAWLEWGIGELLYCPLTGPDKKAGGGIFFIRSEPWLDAEREIASIITSSFYYAWLAHFSCHKSFFIGFFESVSEKKSRKYLIAVFFLLMIFPIRLSSVGSLEIKSKNPYIITAPVEAVVKEFFVVPNQEVEKGGLLFKFDDIKIRNEYEVVSKALNVAKAELKSSTQKGFIDEPSRAMAQILESRVDLKQAELNYLSEKLSMIKIKAPIDGVVIFSDQYDWLGKPVSIGEKIMEVAAPSNVEAEIMLPVQDAINVDNGSEIKVFLNIEPQKPLKASLKHAGYEAETTPSGIVAFRLKGDFEAGQKIPRIGLRGSAKIYGKRVPFFYYILRKPLSYIRQLTGL